From Syntrophobacterales bacterium, a single genomic window includes:
- a CDS encoding phosphohydrolase, whose translation MQIQLIEIVFVFALFSVAGWLLESVYRSLKMRRLINPGFLTGPYLPIYGLGAVLISLVKPQIMDYSFVFIILGFLSYLPGEEQAVLLKPLLLAIHIAVKAIIYIATTTLLELFAGWSLDRFFNIRLWNYSDGPWSIRGYVCLKFSLYWVALAFLLEYFLLPPSLLLYREFTMPTTIFALLLLEIIMVDFLIKGDQLGAEAGEKRRSETMASEREFLNIIEPLLSDPLVGALEKHLHHYQKNRLEHCIDVAWLSFRIGRKFNLDTRMIARGALLHDLFYYDWLREGPRWHGFRHPRIALENARKVITLTKKEEDIILRHMWPLTIIPPLYPEAWIVSAVDKYYGTKDYLFGIAMTLKSAIFARIVNFLR comes from the coding sequence ATGCAGATCCAACTAATCGAGATAGTGTTCGTATTTGCCCTGTTCTCCGTTGCCGGCTGGCTTCTCGAAAGCGTTTACCGGTCGCTGAAGATGCGGCGTCTGATCAATCCAGGATTTCTGACCGGGCCCTATCTGCCAATATACGGTCTCGGGGCAGTCCTGATCAGTCTGGTCAAACCTCAAATAATGGATTATTCATTTGTTTTTATCATTCTTGGATTTTTATCCTATTTACCGGGAGAGGAGCAGGCAGTGCTGCTGAAACCGCTTCTGCTCGCCATCCATATAGCAGTCAAGGCCATCATCTACATAGCGACCACGACGCTGCTGGAGTTATTCGCCGGCTGGTCGCTGGATCGGTTTTTTAACATTCGCCTGTGGAACTATAGCGACGGCCCCTGGTCGATACGCGGCTATGTGTGCCTGAAGTTTTCACTGTACTGGGTGGCCCTGGCCTTTCTTCTGGAATATTTTCTGCTTCCGCCTTCGCTGCTCCTTTATCGTGAATTCACCATGCCGACGACCATTTTTGCCCTGTTGCTGCTGGAGATTATCATGGTGGATTTCCTGATAAAGGGCGACCAATTGGGCGCCGAGGCAGGAGAGAAAAGGCGCAGCGAAACAATGGCAAGCGAACGCGAATTTTTGAACATCATAGAACCACTTCTGAGTGATCCCCTTGTCGGCGCTTTGGAAAAGCACCTTCACCACTACCAGAAAAACCGCCTGGAACACTGCATAGACGTGGCGTGGTTGAGCTTCCGAATCGGCAGAAAATTTAATCTTGACACCCGGATGATTGCGAGGGGAGCACTTCTGCACGACCTTTTTTACTACGACTGGCTGCGTGAGGGGCCGCGCTGGCACGGTTTCAGACATCCCCGCATCGCCCTCGAAAATGCAAGAAAAGTAATAACTTTAACGAAGAAAGAGGAAGACATCATCCTTAGGCACATGTGGCCGCTGACCATCATCCCCCCGCTTTATCCGGAGGCGTGGATCGTTTCAGCGGTTGACAAGTATTACGGCACAAAAGATTATCTTTTCGGCATTGCCATGACGCTGAAGAGTGCGATCTTTGCCCGCATCGTCAATTTCCTCCGGTAG
- a CDS encoding TetR/AcrR family transcriptional regulator, with translation MKTNIKEAILETAWKMIRRHGINKTNIDDIARAAMVAKATIYNYFGSKDQVYTEALDRKIGLMAERVSQAVAALPSPLEKLNAFIKESLKMVREESLLFADEHSQSYRFVSRIAAARENFFSAQERLLSGILEQGATEGLFPPQDTAKASKLIGYLMRGFSSPADNHPDLPAKLADTDSEAASLFEILCHGLLSSKEGKT, from the coding sequence ATGAAAACCAACATAAAAGAAGCCATTTTGGAAACGGCCTGGAAGATGATCCGCCGGCACGGCATAAATAAGACCAACATAGACGACATCGCCCGCGCCGCAATGGTTGCCAAGGCGACCATTTACAACTATTTCGGCAGCAAGGACCAGGTTTACACAGAGGCGCTCGACAGAAAAATCGGTCTTATGGCGGAACGGGTAAGCCAGGCGGTTGCAGCTCTGCCTTCGCCGCTCGAAAAACTCAATGCCTTCATCAAGGAAAGCCTGAAAATGGTCAGGGAAGAATCCCTGCTGTTTGCCGACGAACATAGCCAATCTTACCGTTTTGTGTCCAGAATAGCCGCCGCCAGGGAGAATTTTTTCTCCGCGCAGGAGCGGCTGCTGAGCGGAATCCTCGAGCAAGGGGCGACGGAAGGTTTATTTCCCCCCCAGGATACGGCTAAGGCTTCAAAACTCATCGGCTACCTTATGCGGGGGTTCTCCTCACCCGCCGATAACCATCCAGACCTGCCGGCAAAGCTGGCAGATACAGACTCAGAAGCGGCGTCCCTTTTCGAAATACTGTGTCATGGCCTTTTATCATCCAAAGAAGGGAAAACCTGA
- the sigZ gene encoding RNA polymerase sigma factor SigZ — protein MEKSEKVWKEYHSRLRAFIKNKMSDDTAADDVLQDVFLKMHAGLDSLQDATKLQGWLYQIARNAIVDYYRLQRPTEDIPEWFAHPEPDSGERTTQELAECLRPMIQLLPEIYREAVILSELKGLKHKEIAQMQGTSLSGAKSRVQRGRALLKEMLADCCRLEFDHKGRLSDYERKNKACNVC, from the coding sequence ATGGAAAAATCGGAAAAAGTGTGGAAGGAATATCATTCAAGGCTGCGCGCCTTTATTAAAAACAAAATGTCCGACGACACGGCGGCGGATGACGTTCTGCAGGACGTATTTCTGAAAATGCATGCAGGATTGGACTCTTTGCAGGACGCGACAAAGCTGCAAGGCTGGCTCTACCAGATTGCAAGAAACGCCATCGTCGATTATTATCGTTTGCAAAGGCCCACCGAAGATATTCCTGAGTGGTTTGCGCATCCCGAACCTGATTCCGGCGAAAGGACCACTCAAGAGTTGGCGGAATGTTTGCGGCCCATGATCCAATTACTGCCCGAAATATATCGGGAAGCAGTCATTCTATCGGAATTAAAAGGATTGAAGCATAAGGAAATCGCACAGATGCAAGGCACATCGCTTTCCGGCGCCAAATCCCGCGTACAACGCGGACGCGCCTTGCTCAAAGAAATGCTGGCCGACTGCTGCCGACTCGAGTTCGATCACAAAGGGCGGCTCAGTGATTATGAACGAAAAAACAAGGCCTGTAATGTTTGTTGA
- a CDS encoding glycine/betaine/sarcosine/D-proline family reductase selenoprotein B yields MTRLDRLPSYEREHLLALRCPDYKETPLVKGPPLNERRVAILSTAGLQRRNDLPFGVGANDYRIIAFDTPSSEIVMSHVSSNFDRTGYQQDINIVFPLQRLKELVEAGEIGSVAQYHYSFMGATDPTAMEKRARELAHIMKAEGVDAVLLVPV; encoded by the coding sequence ATGACACGATTGGATCGTTTGCCATCTTACGAGAGAGAGCATTTGTTGGCGCTTCGCTGCCCCGATTATAAAGAGACTCCCCTGGTTAAGGGCCCTCCGCTAAATGAACGAAGAGTGGCCATTCTCTCCACCGCCGGTCTTCAGAGAAGAAATGACCTCCCCTTTGGAGTTGGAGCTAACGATTATCGGATTATTGCCTTCGACACACCCTCATCGGAGATCGTGATGAGCCACGTCTCCAGCAATTTCGATCGCACCGGCTACCAGCAGGATATCAATATCGTTTTTCCGCTCCAGCGCCTGAAGGAACTTGTCGAAGCAGGTGAAATAGGCAGCGTCGCCCAGTACCATTACTCCTTTATGGGGGCAACAGACCCGACAGCCATGGAAAAGCGGGCCAGAGAGCTTGCCCATATAATGAAAGCCGAGGGGGTTGATGCAGTTCTGCTTGTACCGGTCTGA
- a CDS encoding phosphomethylpyrimidine synthase ThiC, with protein sequence MTQLDAAKEGKITKEMEQAAKHDGVAPEELCGRVAAGSVVIPKNRLRAFKARAIGRGLSTKINANIGTSASHANLPEEIEKLRTAIEAGADAVMDLSTGGDIDAILRGMIEHSSIMIGTVPIYRSISRLFAGGQTCGDLTEDALFADIEHEAQMGVDFMTLHCGITTRPSIWDCPPSRTCAKG encoded by the coding sequence ATGACGCAGCTCGATGCGGCCAAAGAGGGTAAAATCACAAAGGAAATGGAACAGGCGGCGAAACACGATGGGGTGGCGCCGGAGGAGCTCTGCGGGAGGGTGGCGGCCGGTTCCGTCGTGATCCCGAAAAACCGTTTGCGTGCCTTCAAGGCGAGGGCAATCGGCCGGGGGCTCTCGACCAAAATCAACGCCAACATCGGAACCTCGGCAAGCCATGCCAATCTCCCGGAGGAGATCGAAAAATTGCGCACGGCCATTGAGGCCGGGGCGGACGCCGTGATGGATCTCTCGACCGGAGGCGATATCGATGCGATCCTTAGAGGGATGATAGAACACTCCTCCATAATGATCGGAACGGTGCCCATCTATCGCTCCATCAGCCGCCTGTTCGCCGGCGGTCAAACCTGCGGGGATCTAACCGAGGATGCCCTCTTTGCGGATATCGAACACGAGGCGCAAATGGGCGTAGATTTTATGACCCTCCACTGCGGCATCACAACCCGGCCGAGCATCTGGGACTGCCCACCGTCCAGGACGTGCGCGAAGGGGTGA
- a CDS encoding DUF3795 domain-containing protein: protein MTANSDLLSPCGLYCGVCAIYIAHRDGNDRLKEGLAKLYRGGTPGKGALPGSEFLSAEDIHCRGCLSDERFMHCQQCEIRNCTKEKGYDGCHQCDEFPCRHIDNFPMAVGKKVILRAVPYRREFGDEKWARDEEARYICPECGNKVFRGAMRCNQCKAPLDLD from the coding sequence ATGACAGCAAATTCCGATTTACTTTCTCCGTGCGGTCTTTATTGCGGCGTCTGTGCCATTTACATTGCCCATCGCGACGGCAACGACAGACTAAAGGAAGGGCTGGCAAAACTCTACAGGGGAGGAACTCCGGGCAAGGGCGCTCTGCCGGGCAGCGAGTTTCTTTCGGCAGAAGACATTCACTGTCGCGGCTGCTTGTCCGATGAGCGATTTATGCATTGTCAGCAATGTGAGATCAGAAATTGCACAAAAGAAAAAGGTTACGACGGGTGTCATCAATGCGATGAATTTCCGTGTCGTCACATTGACAATTTCCCCATGGCCGTCGGGAAGAAGGTCATCCTCCGGGCTGTCCCGTATCGGCGGGAGTTTGGCGACGAAAAATGGGCAAGGGACGAAGAGGCACGTTATATTTGTCCGGAATGCGGCAATAAAGTTTTTCGCGGCGCGATGAGATGCAATCAATGCAAGGCGCCTTTGGATCTGGATTGA
- a CDS encoding glutamine--tRNA ligase/YqeY domain fusion protein, with product MEMTPSPSPSDFIRDSIDDDIKSGKCAGPVATRFPPEPNGYPHIGHAKSICLNFGIAAQYGGTCNLRLDDTDPSGESMEYVESIIRDVKWLGFDWGNRLYFASDYYERLYQYAVELIQKGHAYVCDLNADETRAYRGTLTEPGKESPFSSRSVAENMNLFERMRAGEFAEGARVLRARIDMASPNMVMRDPVIYRIKRSSHYRTGEKWCIYPMYDFAHCLSDYSEGITHSLCTLEFENNRPLYEWFLEKLVVKPHPRQIEFARLNLSYTVMSKRKLMELVEKNMVSGWDDPRMPTLSGMRRRGYTPEAIRNFCEIIGVSKNDSLIDMSLLENCVREDLNERAPRVMAVLRPLRVVINNYPEDLVEEFDCPYHPKNPAMGSRKVTFSRVLFIERDDFMENPPKKFFRLAPGKEVRLRYGYFIRCVDVVKNNATGEVIEVHCTYDPATRSGFAPDGRKVEATIHWVSAAHSVAAEVRLYDRLFKVAEPLAQEGDFISYMNPGSKEVVTSCRLERSLADGKAGEHLQFERLGYFIADPEDSAQGALVFNRTVTLRDSWTRLAGKNK from the coding sequence ATGGAAATGACACCCTCCCCTTCTCCTTCTGATTTTATCAGAGACAGCATTGATGACGATATCAAATCCGGCAAGTGTGCGGGGCCGGTGGCGACCCGCTTCCCGCCTGAGCCCAACGGCTATCCCCATATAGGCCATGCCAAGTCGATCTGCCTGAATTTCGGGATTGCCGCCCAGTACGGAGGGACGTGCAATCTGCGGCTCGACGACACCGATCCGAGCGGGGAAAGTATGGAGTATGTAGAGTCGATTATCCGCGATGTAAAATGGCTCGGATTCGATTGGGGAAACAGGCTCTATTTCGCCTCCGATTATTACGAAAGATTGTATCAGTATGCGGTTGAGCTGATCCAGAAGGGCCATGCCTATGTATGCGATCTGAACGCGGACGAGACGCGCGCGTACCGGGGAACGCTGACTGAGCCGGGGAAGGAAAGCCCTTTTAGCAGCCGGTCAGTAGCGGAAAATATGAATCTTTTTGAGAGGATGAGGGCGGGAGAATTTGCCGAGGGGGCGCGTGTTCTGCGAGCCAGGATAGATATGGCTTCTCCCAATATGGTTATGCGCGATCCGGTTATCTACCGAATCAAGAGAAGCAGCCACTATCGCACCGGAGAGAAGTGGTGCATCTATCCAATGTATGACTTCGCCCATTGCCTTTCCGACTACAGCGAAGGCATTACCCATTCCCTTTGCACCCTCGAATTTGAAAACAACCGGCCCCTTTATGAGTGGTTTCTGGAGAAACTGGTAGTAAAACCGCATCCGCGGCAGATCGAGTTTGCCCGTCTGAACCTGAGCTACACGGTGATGAGCAAACGCAAGCTTATGGAATTGGTTGAGAAAAATATGGTGAGCGGGTGGGACGACCCCCGGATGCCGACCCTTTCCGGAATGCGCCGCCGGGGCTATACCCCGGAGGCGATCCGGAATTTTTGCGAGATAATCGGCGTTTCTAAAAACGACAGCCTGATCGACATGTCGCTTCTGGAAAATTGCGTCCGGGAGGATCTGAACGAGCGGGCGCCGCGGGTAATGGCGGTGCTGCGCCCGCTGCGCGTTGTGATTAATAACTATCCGGAAGACCTTGTCGAGGAGTTTGATTGTCCGTACCATCCGAAGAACCCCGCGATGGGCTCGCGGAAGGTAACATTTTCACGAGTGCTGTTTATAGAACGGGATGATTTTATGGAGAATCCACCCAAGAAATTCTTCCGGCTTGCCCCCGGCAAAGAGGTGAGGCTGCGCTATGGCTATTTCATCCGCTGCGTTGATGTTGTCAAGAACAACGCGACCGGCGAGGTGATCGAGGTCCACTGCACCTACGATCCGGCAACGAGGAGCGGTTTTGCGCCGGACGGAAGGAAGGTCGAGGCAACGATTCACTGGGTGTCGGCAGCTCACTCCGTGGCGGCGGAGGTAAGACTCTATGATCGGCTGTTTAAGGTCGCCGAGCCGCTTGCGCAGGAGGGCGACTTCATCAGCTACATGAATCCCGGGTCAAAGGAGGTTGTCACTTCCTGCCGCCTGGAGCGAAGCCTTGCCGATGGAAAAGCGGGGGAACATCTCCAGTTTGAGCGCCTGGGCTATTTCATTGCCGACCCGGAAGATTCCGCGCAAGGGGCGCTTGTCTTCAATCGAACGGTTACCCTGAGAGACTCCTGGACCAGGCTTGCCGGCAAAAATAAGTAA
- a CDS encoding arsenite methyltransferase has translation MEKQDNEEIRSAVRENYGKIALAGDAVGCCSASSCCGAANDVSAAEISIGLGYSGGDVTAVPEGANMGLGCGNPQAIASLQPGETVLDLGSGGGFDCFLAARAVGDSGHVIGVDMTPEMITKARLNAEKVGFGNVDFRLGELENLPVADGIVDVVISNCVVNLSPEKEKVFSGAFRVLKAGGRLAISDVVATAEMPDAVKKDMAMYAGCIAGASFIPELETMLKRTGFEDIRIRPKDESRTFIREWAPGSKVEEYVVSATIEAVKPKA, from the coding sequence ATGGAGAAGCAAGATAATGAAGAGATTCGCAGCGCGGTTCGGGAAAATTACGGAAAGATTGCTTTAGCAGGGGACGCAGTAGGCTGTTGTTCTGCCTCATCGTGTTGCGGAGCGGCAAACGATGTATCGGCAGCGGAAATTTCAATCGGCCTGGGTTACTCCGGCGGGGATGTGACGGCTGTTCCGGAGGGGGCGAATATGGGGCTTGGGTGCGGCAATCCACAGGCGATTGCCTCTTTGCAGCCCGGCGAAACGGTGCTCGATTTGGGCAGCGGCGGAGGGTTCGATTGTTTCCTCGCGGCGCGGGCCGTTGGAGACAGCGGACATGTTATTGGCGTTGACATGACGCCGGAGATGATCACCAAGGCCCGCCTGAATGCGGAGAAAGTCGGGTTCGGGAATGTCGATTTTCGTCTGGGAGAGCTGGAAAACCTTCCGGTTGCAGACGGGATTGTTGACGTCGTCATTTCGAACTGCGTGGTCAATCTTTCTCCCGAAAAAGAAAAGGTATTCAGCGGGGCTTTCCGCGTGTTGAAGGCGGGTGGACGGCTGGCAATTTCCGATGTTGTTGCCACCGCCGAGATGCCCGACGCCGTGAAGAAAGATATGGCCATGTACGCCGGCTGCATAGCGGGCGCATCTTTCATCCCCGAACTCGAAACCATGCTGAAGCGAACTGGTTTTGAGGACATCCGGATCAGGCCGAAGGATGAAAGCAGAACCTTTATCCGCGAGTGGGCGCCGGGAAGCAAGGTCGAGGAATATGTGGTTTCGGCGACGATTGAGGCCGTAAAACCAAAGGCATAA
- a CDS encoding nucleotidyl transferase AbiEii/AbiGii toxin family protein — translation MFFRCITADMATILKNPVIRELPPQTYLAGGTAVALHLGHRLSVDFDFFTLQDMDSLQWFHELQKAFSGIFRLSAVKIEKNTLVANMNSTGFSIFTYPYPLIEEPGADTALPVLLASLRDLALMKLIAINQRGACKDFIDLKCIMEKTGLTMDALMRDIRRKYSVGEEMLFQLKKSLLYFDDAERDLNVNMFSAKSGRFEPLADDAWIAVKRYFEHMLKKG, via the coding sequence ATGTTTTTCCGATGCATCACAGCGGACATGGCAACCATTCTGAAAAACCCGGTCATTAGGGAACTTCCGCCACAAACCTATCTGGCGGGCGGCACCGCCGTGGCTCTTCATCTTGGCCACCGACTGTCCGTGGATTTTGACTTTTTTACCCTCCAAGACATGGACAGTTTGCAATGGTTTCATGAACTGCAAAAGGCGTTTTCGGGTATTTTCAGACTCTCTGCCGTAAAAATCGAGAAGAATACGCTGGTTGCAAACATGAACAGCACGGGATTCAGTATTTTTACCTATCCCTATCCCCTCATCGAAGAACCGGGGGCGGATACTGCCCTGCCTGTTTTGCTGGCATCCCTCCGCGATCTGGCGCTTATGAAACTCATCGCCATCAATCAGCGCGGCGCGTGCAAGGATTTTATAGATCTGAAATGCATTATGGAAAAGACCGGCCTGACCATGGATGCTCTCATGCGTGACATCCGCCGGAAATACTCGGTCGGAGAAGAGATGCTTTTTCAACTGAAGAAGAGCCTGCTCTACTTCGACGATGCGGAAAGGGATTTGAATGTGAACATGTTTTCGGCAAAAAGCGGCCGTTTCGAACCCCTGGCCGATGATGCATGGATTGCCGTGAAACGATATTTCGAGCACATGTTGAAAAAAGGATGA